GGAACTGGTCAAGTGCGTGGTCGTCGGCGATACGGCAGTTGGAAAGACCAGGCTGATCTGTGCGAGAGCCTGCAACAAACACGTGTCGCTGTCGCAACTCTTGACGACTCACGTGCCCACCGTCTGGGCCATCGACCAGTATAGAATCTACAAGGACGTGAGTTCATGGAGTAGCGTTCGATGTTATTCGCTAGGTCGTAGTGTCTAACTTTAGTAGAGATTAGATGCGATATCGTTCGTTGGTTGTAATTTTTATCTTCCATATAGATTGGGTTTGGTAGAATTTTTGAATCGTGGCCTTCAAATCGTTTGTAATAATCATTGTTTTAATTTTGCAAAGACAACGCAAAACGCTTCGCACGCGATGTAGCGTTTAACGAGCAGTAAATGTCGAAGTTGAAAATTCTTAAGTTGGGAGCAAATGTTTGCATCGGTGCTTACCCTCGGGTCATTTAAGAGGCGTTCAAATACCTGTACTGTATTTTCACTTTCATCGTGATCTCTGCGTAGATTTCTAGTTTGGCCACGTTTCGTTTGATCGCTTTTGAGGAACGTTATTGCGTCTTTGGTCGATGCTCAATGGATTGTTCGACGAATTTATCTCGAAGTCTCATATTTTGTTTCTTGCACATTGTAGATCAGTcgttaaatgtaaaaatataactAAGATAAAAGACTCCAACTTGCGTCCATTTTCTAGGTCCTAGAACGTTCCTGGGAAGTAGTCGATAACGTGAATGTTTCCCTGCGACTTTGGGACACGTTTGGCGACCACGAGAAAGATCGACGTTTCGCGTACGGCAGGTAAGATAATCGTCAAATAAATCTTCTCATAAATTTCCACTGTGTTTAGCGTACCATTTAACACACGAACAGAATATTCTTGTATCTGCTTCGATCGTAGTAAAGTTGGCACTTACAATTTTAGTTTTATCTTACGATAGTTCTAAAaactaatataaattattttaacacTTATCCCATTTGCCGTTATATTTAATATAGAATTTACCTCTTATTCCtctaagaaaataattttatatattttgatatCAATTTTTTATGCGTGGTCTATCATTTAAACGCTGCAATTATTCTTctctcctttttattatttctacgCGAACCACTTAGAAGCCAGTACTGATCAATCATAAATCTCCTGTAACttcataattttaatataagaaTACACGATATTTAACTTGTCAAAGATCAAACAATTAATATCTACGTATGTTTAAAATTAGATCGGACGTTGTGCTACTATGTTTCTCTATAACAAATCCCGTATCTCTACGGAACTGCAAGGCGATGTGGTACCCGGAAATACGACGATTCTGCCCACAGACTCCGGTACTGTTAGTGGGCTGCAAGAACGATCTACGTTACATGTACCGAGATGAGACTTATCTGAGTTATTTCCGTGACCGCAGTCCGTTCGTGAGGTACGATATTGTTCCTTCAACTACATATAGTCAGTCTCCTCTTTTCCACATTTAGAAGCAACACACCCTTTCCTGAATCGACTTCTTCACCCTATATTGGAGCTCGTTTAAATGCATTGATGCTTCCTCAACAACAGCCTCTTCGACGAAGTATGTCAAAGTATTGATTCCGCGAATGCCTCGTAGACTCTTCACCGATCGGACGACTCCTTTGCGCCTCTTATCAAATAGAAACTATCCTTTCTTCGCCATCTCGAGGATATTATCGACGCAGTCCACCGCAGTCAACGAGTTCTGTTCAATTCTTAGCATAGTAAAATGCAACGATCGACGTTCTTGAGTAAGAGAGGTCCTTGAGGGATCCTGCATGGTTTATTGATAGGCAGATTACCGACGGGTACAAAAAGGCACATTTTGAGATCTTGAGTAACCATCTCTTGGTATGCTAATATTATATTACTGACCAAAAGTTTGGAATCACTATAGGTTCCATAAAGttgagaaatttaaaagaaaacttGGAATATCTTATAGTAGGAAATTTCTACGATGTTCTTGTCAACAGTAACTGAAGAAAATTACTATTGATATCTATAGtattaattttgaattaatCACATTATTAGGAACTTGAGAAAATGAGTAAAAAATTTTAGCCACTAGCATAAGCATGACGGATCGTAGAGTCAATAGATTCCTGATAAAAGGCTTCTGAGAGGCTTCAGTCACTTTGGAACAATATTCTGGAAAATATACTTTtagtgtattttttattttattaaaaatgccTTTTTATATGTAAACACGAAGAGAAACTGTAAGTTGAGAAACACTGGTTTATACGGTTAAGCTAATATAGGATTGACATCTTTCTGTGACCTAAGTAGAATAGTAGCTATATATGAATATGTATACCAGTTTTAACAGAATCGTAAATTCGCAGGTGGAGAAGTTACTCACGTTAGGATATTTAATCGATGAAATACCGCATTTATACTGAATTTTTGCACCTATATTGTTTGACGGTATAGCggagaatattttatttcgatgTGCCACGCGATATAGAACAGGATTCCGAGCCTTGACATATTGGAGATTCCCAAGGGATTTTCAAAGTTCATCGTGACTTTCAGTATCTTCTTTACGATCGTTTTGCAGAATCCTATCATATAAAGATAACTTTATGAGTAACACCCTTTTAGCTTCAGGTTGtattaatttgtataatattgtataaaaattaaGCTATTTGAATATTACTATTAGTACTTGCATatcattataaatttataaatctattataattttacaatgtattaaagtatttaatatactaatttaatattttgataaattgaTTTTCAGAGCCACAAGGAAGAGCGATCTGGTAATGCCTGATCAAGCTCGAGCTGTTGCACGTGAGCTTGGTGTTTGCTATTATGAGACTAGCGTCTTTACATATTACGGTGTTAACGAAGTCTTCGAGAATTCGATACGCGCTGCCTTAATCGCGCGTCGCCAACAACGATTTTGGATGACGAACTTGAAGAGAGTGCAAAGGCCTCTTCTTCAGGTAAGCTTTCCTAGAAAATTCACATGTTTATTAAAAAACCAGTTTGGAAAAAGATTAATTTAACAGaggataatttaatttatttaaattaatagagCATATTATATTTCAGGCTCCGTTTTGTCCACCAAAACCTGTACCACCGGAAGTGTGTTTGGCGGCAAGCACTTATGAAGAAAACATGAAAACGTTGTGGACAAAACCAGTTCACACTGACGTGACTTTGATAGCCGGAAACTGCACGTTTTCCGCTCACAGATGTCTTTTAGCCGCAGCATCGCCCGCGTTCCATCGACTTTTCTCTATGGAACTCGTTCAAGAACAAACACCTCGAAGCTCTAGCGAATCTAGCATGGTATTCTCTGTttcttattattcttttattttttaaattattgtttatattttacttacaaacatttctaaaaaaattgtattaagGTGAGTACATTCGGCGAAGCAACAGTGGGTGACTTCAACGATGACACCGAATGTCTCATTCGTATCGATCAATCAAAACCTGCAAAGTGAGTTCATTGAACAAATCTGTTCaaattataatatacattattGTCTAAAAATTTTTCATTGTCTATTATTCAttctaatatttaaaaacaaattgttagctttatatttgtattttaataataactttCAAAAGCATAGCAAGTATTATTCCATATATTATTGATTTAGAAAGGGATTATTAATATCTATCATATAATATCGCATAGTGATACTCGATAGTTGATAACTTATCTTGAATAATTtcctaaattttataaatttccaaGCCTCTTACGTGGTATTGCAatgacattatatacaattaaccAAATTATGAAAATCATATTGTAGAGTTTGGGAACAACTGAAGCGACGTTCAAGCTTCCAAGTACTGCCCACGGTGGACAACCAAAAGAAACCACCTGGAGCTACTAGAGAACTTAATCATCCTGCCTTCCAGAACATCCGTGTATGCTTGGTAAGTCTCTATAAATATGAAAACCAAAGTGAATAAATTAATAAGAATTTGTTTATTCGAGTTACATAATAATAAGATCCTAAccagttttctttttttgttcaaTTAAATTATAGACTGAAAATACAAATGGAATGCAGCAACCAACGACCGTGGTGACGCTGTCTAAACTAATTACACCCCAGGCGATGCAGCAGTGCTTGCAATTCATTTACATGGGCAGCTTGGATAAACGGTATCACGATCTACAAGTACGTTGCGTCGGTACAATTACCTGTGCGGGCAGGTACACCCGTGGGCCATCTAACATCTTTTTTTAGTTACTATAATAGCTTTTATACATCCATTTTCCTTTCGATGTCATTATTGcactaaaaaaataatttaatatatatggtAATTGATAAATAAATCTTATGCGTGTATTTCTTATGATACAAATGTACTAAAGGTAAACCTATCTGAACAGCTTTCGAAGCAACTGGTTAATATTTTTTAGGAAATTAGATCGATGCTAGGAATTCCAGAAAATTATGTAAATAGAGTAATTATGTAATATTTGTATACCTAGTAGTAGGTTATATTATTTTGGATCGGAGTTAAACCGTAGAGTAAATGTATTTTTTTGTCGAAGGAATACTTTATGCAAATAATAAGTTTAAAGTTTAAACACGAGTTCGGTATGCGGGAACTAACGCGGCTCTATTCTTTCAGACAGCTCCTATCGGGCTTCTACTGGTTAGTACAATGTGAAATACGTTTGCTGACACAAGCACACATATCCACACGAACACATATTACACGCACGCACAACGTAGAAACATTTAGCTAAATGGAAAATATCGATTCACCGATTCCTAAAGTCAATTTGTTAGGTCACTGTCATATTTATCATCATTTTAGCATGTttcttttctaaaaaaagaGCCTTAATAAAGacattaaataatgaaaatataatttctatacaGTAATTTCCAATGACTCATAAAGTATTATGCATAATTTATACAGAGGATttgaaaatacatatttttaaatacgAGAATCATTAAACAATTGAGATTTCATCGGTCACAGGTGCATGAAAAACATTATCGACTTTTTTTTTCAGCTGACAATGTAAAAATGGATTCTAAAAATCTCATTTCATgcttatttttctattatatagGATGTCGATTCATTCCTCTTTCTTTCACATATAGGAGATTAGACAAGCGGCGGAATTCTTGGAGCTCCCGCAATTATTGATGGTGCTTGGGACTTTACAAACAAGAGATCAATTTAATAATGATCTTAATAATAGGTATAAGCAAGTAGTGAGGCAACGTTTGGAAGACATTTGTCTAGAACAAGGTACGGtattaatgaaatataataagcaaaacatctgcagtctaataatattaaaaattaatttaaaataattttttctcattttcgacGACAAAATGATTTCTTTTAGGACTCTTCGCTGATGTGATATTTGAACTAGATGATGGAAGTGTTCCAGCCCACAAAGCGATACTCACTGCCCGATGTGATGTAATGAAGGCCATGTTCTCCGGAGATTTCCGCGAAAGTAGTGCAAAAGTGGTAAATATCAGTCTCCTGAaactttttcaaaaatattttatcacaATAAAATTACAATAACATTCGATGAACAGATAGTGTTTCCCGGTGTACGCGAGTACACGTTCCACAAACTGCTCTGCTATCTCTATACGGATGAAGTGCCAGCAATTTCCTCTGCCAGGTGCTTGAACCTCTTAGAATTGGCAAATCGTCTTTGTTTGCAACGACTGGTGAACTTGGTCGAGAGCAGAGTGATCGAAGATCTCGGGAGATTGTCTCAAAACGAGGGAAACGAGGCCGTGGAGAATTGTCTGAGACTGCTGGAACCGTGCAAGGTCAGCTGTTTCTTCAATGACCTGTACATGATCAATGAATCTAACATCTTCTGATAGCTTACTCGCCAATTTGCATGTCGCAGTTGCATAATGCCGATCAACTAGCTGACTGGTGTATGAACCACTTGTGCGTTAATTACAACAAGTTGTGCAAGATGTCTCCGCGAAGCGTACGCCTTCTGCATCCGGAGAACCAGGAATATTTAAACGAGCATCGATGGCCTCCAGTATGGTCCGTATTTTACATGTAGAATGTAAaattagcgattaattatttaactCTTCGAAGCGTAAAATTTTAAGACTAAAAAGAACTTTAGTTGCACagcaattttatttcaattacaaTCGTTCTGGATGAGTTATGAACACATATTGatcaaattaatatatattttttcctgTGCATCTATTAAAGTTTAGTCATACATAGTCGTATCTGTGACAAAAAGAAATTGCTaatctaataaaaataaaaattaattaattctttacTCAACAGGTATTTAAAAGACTACGATTACTACCAAAAATGTTTGGCGGAACGTGACCGCGAAAATAAGCCGACGTTGAAGAGAAATCGTAATCAGTCCGGTTGCTTATGCTTCTCTGGTACGAGCAAAACTAGAAGAGAAAGTTCGAACGGTGGTGGAGGTACAGCATCGTCGGCGAATAACGATCCGCAAGCTGAACGACCCCTATTCGACTCTATAGAGTCAGGTGAACAGGTTGTATGACAAGAGCCTAGCGGCTTACGCCGCTCAGTCCGATTCATTCTGGTCCTACCCGTGCTCATGGTCTTCATATGCACCATTTTTACTATTTTGATACTGCTACAGATTTATACTTAAGGAACGTTAAACACGATCTATGTACACTCGAAGATGCCTATGAAAAAATCCGGATATAGGTCATCCAGTCCTTTACCAGCCGTACGTAATGAGAATGAATTTCTTGGTTCTTCTTCCTGTTTTTCTTTGTCTTGGAAAAAAGTGTCCAGTCTAagaaaaaacgatatatattcaTATTACAATTCCAAGAAAAATTGGTG
This sequence is a window from Bombus affinis isolate iyBomAffi1 chromosome 14, iyBomAffi1.2, whole genome shotgun sequence. Protein-coding genes within it:
- the LOC126924238 gene encoding rho-related BTB domain-containing protein 1 isoform X2, which encodes MDNEQPHQELVKCVVVGDTAVGKTRLICARACNKHVSLSQLLTTHVPTVWAIDQYRIYKDVLERSWEVVDNVNVSLRLWDTFGDHEKDRRFAYGRSDVVLLCFSITNPVSLRNCKAMWYPEIRRFCPQTPVLLVGCKNDLRYMYRDETYLSYFRDRSPFVRATRKSDLVMPDQARAVARELGVCYYETSVFTYYGVNEVFENSIRAALIARRQQRFWMTNLKRVQRPLLQAPFCPPKPVPPEVCLAASTYEENMKTLWTKPVHTDVTLIAGNCTFSAHRCLLAAASPAFHRLFSMELVQEQTPRSSSESSMVSTFGEATVGDFNDDTECLIRIDQSKPAKVWEQLKRRSSFQVLPTVDNQKKPPGATRELNHPAFQNIRVCLTENTNGMQQPTTVVTLSKLITPQAMQQCLQFIYMGSLDKRYHDLQEIRQAAEFLELPQLLMVLGTLQTRDQFNNDLNNRYKQVVRQRLEDICLEQGLFADVIFELDDGSVPAHKAILTARCDVMKAMFSGDFRESSAKVIVFPGVREYTFHKLLCYLYTDEVPAISSARCLNLLELANRLCLQRLVNLVESRVIEDLGRLSQNEGNEAVENCLRLLEPCKLHNADQLADWCMNHLCVNYNKLCKMSPRSVRLLHPENQEYLNEHRWPPVWYLKDYDYYQKCLAERDRENKPTLKRNRNQSGCLCFSGTSKTRRESSNGGGGTASSANNDPQAERPLFDSIESGEQVV
- the LOC126924238 gene encoding rho-related BTB domain-containing protein 1 isoform X1 codes for the protein MDNEQPHQELVKCVVVGDTAVGKTRLICARACNKHVSLSQLLTTHVPTVWAIDQYRIYKDVLERSWEVVDNVNVSLRLWDTFGDHEKDRRFAYGRSDVVLLCFSITNPVSLRNCKAMWYPEIRRFCPQTPVLLVGCKNDLRYMYRDETYLSYFRDRSPFVRATRKSDLVMPDQARAVARELGVCYYETSVFTYYGVNEVFENSIRAALIARRQQRFWMTNLKRVQRPLLQAPFCPPKPVPPEVCLAASTYEENMKTLWTKPVHTDVTLIAGNCTFSAHRCLLAAASPAFHRLFSMELVQEQTPRSSSESSMVSTFGEATVGDFNDDTECLIRIDQSKPAKVWEQLKRRSSFQVLPTVDNQKKPPGATRELNHPAFQNIRVCLTENTNGMQQPTTVVTLSKLITPQAMQQCLQFIYMGSLDKRYHDLQTAPIGLLLEIRQAAEFLELPQLLMVLGTLQTRDQFNNDLNNRYKQVVRQRLEDICLEQGLFADVIFELDDGSVPAHKAILTARCDVMKAMFSGDFRESSAKVIVFPGVREYTFHKLLCYLYTDEVPAISSARCLNLLELANRLCLQRLVNLVESRVIEDLGRLSQNEGNEAVENCLRLLEPCKLHNADQLADWCMNHLCVNYNKLCKMSPRSVRLLHPENQEYLNEHRWPPVWYLKDYDYYQKCLAERDRENKPTLKRNRNQSGCLCFSGTSKTRRESSNGGGGTASSANNDPQAERPLFDSIESGEQVV